One genomic region from Lynx canadensis isolate LIC74 chromosome E1, mLynCan4.pri.v2, whole genome shotgun sequence encodes:
- the LOC116737737 gene encoding uncharacterized protein LOC116737737 isoform X2: protein MAKPEALGAAGGRRGESPGEATMGVSGGITVETDAGPPSSVVPFHGSGPSLHPGGIVTRSPESSRPSGGVAVLGSGPNQHPGEVANLGTGSGPYPSGLHGPFPETRVSGTYRLGSEGSGAYNSGRSPRSKSTCLHSHKPCEDRPRSILKSNGSVLMQKSPIAEKNKSQRWDEMNILVTYHPADKDYGFMKVDEPSTPYHRLQDSDKDLPGASSSSVTLEVLAKRSSGMVIPEVWELQTTFPRHVR from the exons ATGGCGAAGCCGGAGGCTCTGGGGGCTGCCGGCGGCCGCCGTGGGGAATCCCCGGGAGAGGCGACCATGGGTGTGTCCGGAGGAATCACGGTCGAGACAGACGCCGGGCCGCCCTCCAGCGTAGTCCCGTTTCACGGTTCTGGGCCCTCCCTGCACCCCGGGGGAATCGTAACTCGCAGTCCTGAATCTAGCCGGCCCTCCGGGGGCGTAGCAGTCCTCGGTTCCGGACCCAACCAGCACCCTGGGGAGGTTGCGAACCTCGGCACTGGGTCCGGCCCGTACCCAAGCGGATTACATGGCCCCTTCCCTGAAACTAGAGTATCCGGGACCTACAGGCTCGGGTCCGAGGGGTCTGGGGCGTACAACTCCGGACGCAGTCCGCGCTCCAAGTCAACTTGCTTGCACTCCCACAAACCTTGTGAGGACCGGCCCCGGAGCATCCTAAAAAGCAACGGCTCCGTCTTGATGCAGAAATCCCCCATTGCGGAGAA GAACAAGTCTCAGCGGTGGGACGAAATGAATATCCTAGTCACCTACCACCCTGCTGACAAGGACTATGGATTTATGAAGGTGGATGAACCCAGCACTCCCTACCACAG GCTGCAGGACAGTGATAAGGACCTGCCTGGGGCATCCTCTTCTTCAGTGACTCTGGAGGTGCTGGCCAAGAG GTCCTCCGGTATGGTGATACCAGAAGTTTGGGAGCTCCAGACCACTTTTCCAAGACACGTGAGATGA
- the LOC116737737 gene encoding uncharacterized protein LOC116737737 isoform X1 — MAKPEALGAAGGRRGESPGEATMGVSGGITVETDAGPPSSVVPFHGSGPSLHPGGIVTRSPESSRPSGGVAVLGSGPNQHPGEVANLGTGSGPYPSGLHGPFPETRVSGTYRLGSEGSGAYNSGRSPRSKSTCLHSHKPCEDRPRSILKSNGSVLMQKSPIAEKNKSQRWDEMNILVTYHPADKDYGFMKVDEPSTPYHRLQDSDKDLPGASSSSVTLEVLAKRLAKMANLYPKVLRYGDTRSLGAPDHFSKTREMRGGD, encoded by the exons ATGGCGAAGCCGGAGGCTCTGGGGGCTGCCGGCGGCCGCCGTGGGGAATCCCCGGGAGAGGCGACCATGGGTGTGTCCGGAGGAATCACGGTCGAGACAGACGCCGGGCCGCCCTCCAGCGTAGTCCCGTTTCACGGTTCTGGGCCCTCCCTGCACCCCGGGGGAATCGTAACTCGCAGTCCTGAATCTAGCCGGCCCTCCGGGGGCGTAGCAGTCCTCGGTTCCGGACCCAACCAGCACCCTGGGGAGGTTGCGAACCTCGGCACTGGGTCCGGCCCGTACCCAAGCGGATTACATGGCCCCTTCCCTGAAACTAGAGTATCCGGGACCTACAGGCTCGGGTCCGAGGGGTCTGGGGCGTACAACTCCGGACGCAGTCCGCGCTCCAAGTCAACTTGCTTGCACTCCCACAAACCTTGTGAGGACCGGCCCCGGAGCATCCTAAAAAGCAACGGCTCCGTCTTGATGCAGAAATCCCCCATTGCGGAGAA GAACAAGTCTCAGCGGTGGGACGAAATGAATATCCTAGTCACCTACCACCCTGCTGACAAGGACTATGGATTTATGAAGGTGGATGAACCCAGCACTCCCTACCACAG GCTGCAGGACAGTGATAAGGACCTGCCTGGGGCATCCTCTTCTTCAGTGACTCTGGAGGTGCTGGCCAAGAG GTTGGCAAAAATGGCCAATCTCTATCCCAAGGTCCTCCGGTATGGTGATACCAGAAGTTTGGGAGCTCCAGACCACTTTTCCAAGACACGTGAGATGAGGGGTGGGGATTGA